CTTAAAGTAGCGGTCaccgactccgaatttcggaagttaatttttatgatttgcagacGTTGTTCGTTTGTCTATTTACCATGATCaaaatgttgagtttactgCATAAATCCAAAGTTACAGTGATCTATGTAATCAAGAGTCTATGGAATAAGGTACCAGGAAGCGATCAGCGCCATAGACTCTTGATTATATAGATGTCTTATGGCTCTCAGAGAAAAATAACAATAAGTTGCAACGGTTAAAGTATGACGTTTTCGTTTGCTTCTTTAGAGAAATTAGAAGACGGAAATAAGAGAACACAGAAGCATTGAAAAACACAGgtaaattgacaaaaaaaaaaacacataatgtaaagggtgattttttagattACTTTTTGGCATATAAACCTGtcaggggtcttgatttcttgagcgtctagagggcgcaattcctttccgatttggcacgGCGTGTTagattatgacttccaacaactgtgctaggtatgctttaaatcgttttataacctgatatagctgccaaagatcttgatcgtgacttcttgagccactagatggcgcaattcttatccgatttggctgaaattttgcatgaggttttttgttatgacttctaacaactgtttgaaatcgatcaataacctgatgtagctgccatttaaaccgatctgggatcttggcttcttgagcctccagagggcgtaattattatccgatttggctgaaattttgtacaacggcttctcctatcaacatacgtgttaaatattgtccgaatcggtctatagcctgatacagatcccataaaaaccgatccctctctattttactgtttgagcccctgaaggtcgcaattcttaatcgtattggctgaaattttacacaatgacttctgctactATTATGgtgtccaacattcaattcaattgtccgaattggaccataacttgatatagctccaatattaaatcaattcttttcttttattttgttatacccaccaccgtgggatagggtctaatgcccataaaaacttaatttttcatccaattttgctgaaattttcaatagtaagtagttttaagcctaccaacatctgaccaaaacatggttcagatcggaccatatttagatatagctgccatatagacctatctgccgataaagggtctgaagcccataaaagctttattttttaacaaatttcgctgaaatttgaaacagtgagtagtttcaggcctctcaactacaaaactaaaaatggtttagatcggactgtatttagatatagctgccatatagaccgatctgccgataaagggtctgaagcccataaaagctttattttttatccgatttcgctgaaatttaaaaaaagtgagTAGCTTTAAGCCTACcaacatttgacccaaatatggtttaaatcggactatatatagatatagctgccatatagaccgatctcccgataaagaacTTTtcaacagtaagtagttttaggccaacaaCATTTGACCCAAACACGgttcagaccggactatatttagatatagctgccatattgaccgatctgccgataaagggtctgaagcccataacagctttatttttaaacgatttcgctgaaatttgaaacagtgagtagtttcaggcctctcaactACAAACCcatacatggttcagatcggactatatttagatatagccgccatgtagaccgatctcccgataaagggtctgaaggccataaaacttgtttttttaatccgatttcgctgaaatttgaaacagtgagtagttttaggccacccgccacccgacccaaatatggtaaaaataagaatttagatatagctgtcatatagaccgacatgccggttaagggtctaaagctcataaaagctttatttatttcccgattttgttgaaatttgaagtgcaaaattcaacagtgacttatatttataagaccactcaatgtccgtgccgaatttgggtgcataagttatccaattttcatcagattgtgacgaaagggggtttacatatatacccgaggtggtgggtatccaaagttcgtcccggccgaacttaatgcctttttacttgtttttgtttactttcaTTGTTTTTAGCGATTTCTATTAActgtgacattttcaatcggcattttttttttttgacaattatAAGCCTCGTGGGGCCTTTCCACTTAACGTTTTTGTGATCTATTGCTATATATGGTGCATTCTTTTCAACAAATTGTCTTTGCCCTACATAGCATGGAGTTTTAAATATTGCTAAATAGTTTCATAATGTGATTGTGTATATATGActagtttatttattattataataattaCATACATGCATAATAGACCGTTTTTCTTaagctttttgtttgttttatttgtttacctAATATATAGTAGTAcataacatacatacaaaattaGTGacctatatttatataaatatttatttaccattttatttttttacttattaATATATGGtcgtttttctttgatttttttacagatattgtttaacttttttttttacatttaaaacaaaaaaaagaagagaaatGGACGTACAAAAAACTTTGGTCAATTTGTGGAAGGAGTCGTGATATGAACAACTTTTAAGAAGAatgaatatacaaaaaaatttaatgtgaCAAAAGGGTCATTTATGCttataacaaatataaaaatgtttttttttttttaatacaaagaTTTGTTCGATagtaattttaaacatttttgattGTTTGATAATCCTGTACTGTTTTAAAAATACATCTAGCAATCGCCCCTTTTCGACAACATCGCattaatatacaaaaaaatctcAATTGGAAACCTCATATCGATCGATAAcacttaaaaattaaatcaactAATTTAAATAGTAGAAAATGAATGTATCAATTGTTCATAACATAAAGATTAAACTTTTCGTATGAAGGGAAATTCTGTACATGTGGCATATAGAGCCTGAGAATTTCACTATTTGAATGTTTAACTTTCAGGACCACCCCATAAAGGAAACGGAGCAAGCTACATATACAAAgagaaaatattaaataaaattttatgaaaagcaaacaaaaaacaaactatGGGAAACTATGTTTccattacaaatttaaaaatatatacgtatataataatattgttataaaaacattaaaaacaaatattaaattatcattatgaattaataaaattatttgtttatagACTAAAGTATTCAAAATAAATACTTCCAACCGTCAGCATGGCAGCGGCATCAACTACAGGAAAGTACATTTACGCGGTTTACTTTTTGGTTTCTTTTCCACTGCGCGCACCGCTTCTTCGAATACACTTTCTAAATTCAACTTCTTTTTGGCAGAACATTCAACCAATGAATGAGCATGGATTTCCTTTTTTAAGCGGCGACCCTCAGCTGTGGTAACAAATTTTTCGGAATTGGCCACACGTAAATCGAGCTTGGTACCCACCAAGACTACGGGAACGTTGTTGGAGAAATGTCTAATCTCAGGCCACCATTTACTTTTGATATTTTCAAATGACGCACGACTACTTATGGAATAGCACAAAAGAAAACAGCTGgtctgtaaataaaaaaaaggagaaGAAAAATGAGCTTCCTTAGATTACAATATACTCCATCGTCTTGACTTACATTTGGATAACTTAAAGGTCGCAATCTTTCATAATCCTCCTGGCCCGCAGTATCCCATAAAGTTAGACTGTATTCTCTGTCATCGACTTTTATTGTGCAGGCATGATTATCGAAAACTGTTGGTATATACTCCTCGGGAAATTCGTTCTGTGTATAAGTGATTAGTAGACAGGTCTTACCAACCATACCATC
This Stomoxys calcitrans chromosome 2, idStoCalc2.1, whole genome shotgun sequence DNA region includes the following protein-coding sequences:
- the LOC106088987 gene encoding ras-like GTP-binding protein RhoL isoform X2 translates to MTNSVRPLKITIVGDGMVGKTCLLITYTQNEFPEEYIPTVFDNHACTIKVDDREYSLTLWDTAGQEDYERLRPLSYPNTSCFLLCYSISSRASFENIKSKWWPEIRHFSNNVPVVLVGTKLDLRVANSEKFVTTAEGRRLKKEIHAHSLVECSAKKKLNLESVFEEAVRAVEKKPKSKPRKCTFL
- the LOC106088987 gene encoding ras-like GTP-binding protein RhoL isoform X1, giving the protein MFQIKRLTSMTNSVRPLKITIVGDGMVGKTCLLITYTQNEFPEEYIPTVFDNHACTIKVDDREYSLTLWDTAGQEDYERLRPLSYPNTSCFLLCYSISSRASFENIKSKWWPEIRHFSNNVPVVLVGTKLDLRVANSEKFVTTAEGRRLKKEIHAHSLVECSAKKKLNLESVFEEAVRAVEKKPKSKPRKCTFL